The following is a genomic window from Manihot esculenta cultivar AM560-2 chromosome 9, M.esculenta_v8, whole genome shotgun sequence.
TGAatgataaaaattcatttagttAGTGTTTATTTTCTGTGGAAACATTGCAACAAAGTTTTTGGAAGGcctattgaaaatttttatttatttttcctttaaagtttgaaaattataataggaaaaatatattatattagatggaaatattatataatattgtggatatttgatattattttgaaattgtaATGTGAAACTTGTtagtttgatataaataatagtaGTACTATATTATAGGTATCTAGTTATTTTGTTCAAGTTTAAACTTTATTATAGGAACCGAAGATTGTaatgaaattagaaaaaaaaatagatactaAAACAAAACCGAAACCGAAAACACATAGAATCGCACTAGAACTATAGTAAAATTTGGttctaatttcaaaaaatttaaagaactaaCTTTCGAAACCGTCATGGAATGGAAACTATACACCCCTAGTTTCGGGATTTTTTGATCGCTATTCAATGTAGACATTGTTAGAAACCGGACACTTGGACGGTTTGTAATTTGCGACAACTCAACCAAGACGAACGATCTCATGTTTTTGctgcaaagaaaataaaaaatatttatcttctCTTCAATATTATTGCTTTCTTCATTTAAATATGATCCATGttggttaaaattttatttttctatttctttcgATAGGTTCAATCTGATTGAAATCccataaagataataaaattatcaaagaaaaaatcaaggcaattaattactaaaaacCTCACAAGGTGATAAAATTGTCAAGCAAAAAATTAAGACAATTCAATAAGTTCGTTAAGAGAAAAATCAATGCAATTCATCGCTCAAATCTCGTAAGtcaataaatttatcaaaagaaacaaaaaaaaaaatcaaggcaattaattactaaaaacCTCACAAGGTGATAAAATTGTCAAGTAAAAAATTAAGACAATTCAATAAGTTCGTTAAGAGAAAAATCAATACAATTCATCGCTAAAATCTCGTAAGGCAATAAATTTatcaaaagaaataaagaaaaaatcaaggcaattaattactaaaaacCTCACAAGGTGATAAAATTGTCAAGCAAAAAATTAAGACAATTCAATAAGTTCGTTAAGAGAAAAATCAATGCAATTCATCGCTAAAATCTCGTAAGGCAATAAATTTATCAAAAGAAACAACCAAAGCGATTCATCACCAGAATCTCACCTTGACTAAGAGAGAATAGTATTGTCAAATCACCTATCTCAATATTAGTTGGTTTCCTAATGCGTAATATTAACCCAAAGTTTAATTAACTACTTAATTATCAACTGTAATCTGAATTCAAGCATCTCCAACATCAAGTTTGGTAGCTTGGAAATTATGCTAAGAATGCACAGGGACAGGGTGATTTGCAAGGCATGTTATCAATCCTTTCACTTCAAGTGCATTATTTACAATTTATATACACATCAATTGGCTATAAAAGAATGCATCTCTATGCATACCATCATCTTGCACAACATCATAATAAAGAAAGAGGGCAAGTTCTGATGATGAGTCTTAAAAGCATCTCTCTCACTTTTGCTGTTGCCATATCTGCAGTTCTGGCATCAACTTTTGTGATAAATCCTAGCCCATCACTTTTTCTTAAACAACTCATTGAACTTGGTTTTACTATTGAAGCTCACTTTTACCACCAGCACCATCATAATAAGCATCCCAGCAAAGACCAGATAGTTAATATTTGTGATGATTTTCCACCTGATATTCCTCCTCCAGACACCAATATTACGTCTACTCTTTGCGTGGATCGAAACGGATGCTGCAACTTCACAACAGTGCAATCAGCCGTTGATGCAGTAGCAAATTTTAGCCAGAAAAGAACCATCATATGGATAAATTCTGGCATTTACTAGTAAGTTAATTTCCAAGCATCCATGcccaaaagaaacaaaaaaaaagaaaagttacaCCGGGTCTatcattgaattaaaataaatatttataggtCAGGTGAATTCTACTATATATGTTATATCTAGGGATTTATTAGGTCTACGATAAACCGAGTCTAAGTAAAAAATTTCTGGACATGCATGCACATATTCCTTAATTCCCTGTGAATCCTTCACCACACCCCACACAGGTTCGAACTTGTTGAATATGAAGAACTCTAAAGTCTTTGTCGCTgcaatttatcatttaaaaattattttatatgtatatattttttatttttttttctcacttgAAGTATAAAACATGCATGGTGGCATTGTCTTGTTTCAGCGAGAAAGTCACTGTTCCAAGAAACAAACAGAATATTACATTTCAAGGACAAGGCTATACATCTACTGCTATTGTATGGAATGACACGGCCAATTCTTCACACGGCACATTTTACAGTGGCTCCGTGCAAGTCTTCTCCAACAATTTTATTGCTAAGAACATTAGCTTCATGGTGAGATGTATATTAGCGTATGATAGAATTATAGTTTAGTAAAtttgttttaataatattatttaatttcaaaagaaaataatataacatATTCTCAACTtagtgttatttttttaaatgatatgatggatttttttattttattgacttGGTTTAATTATGTTGTAATAATTTGCATGGTTATGGGGATGCAGAATGTTGCACCAATTCCAGGGCCAGGGGATATTGGAGCACAAGCAGTGGCAATAAGAATAGCAGGAGACCAAGCAGCCTTCTGGGGGTGTGGATTCTTTGGAGCACAAGACACTCTTCATGACGACAGAGGCCGCCATTACTTTAAGGAGTGTTATATCCAAGGTTCTATTGATTTTATCTTCGGGGATGCTAGGTCATTTTACGAGGTTAATTTCTTTTCACCATCTTATGGATTTTGGCTTATTTTCACCTACACTCcttcaattttgaatttatttccaaTTTGATAATTCaagttcattttattttttaaattccttgactttaatttaaatatcatcAACATCCTTATTATCTATTATCGCAAGATTACAAATTTAtcaacaatttaataaacatctCCTCTCCTCTCATCTCACTTAATTACATTTCTCTCACCTTTCTCTCCGTCGTACGAGATTACAGATAAAGTTCGTGCCTTGTAGGCCTGCTTTCCAATCCGCTTAACGatggttattattttattaaataattgtttggaaaattaattttaaataatatttaattagataaagttttaaattgtttttcataataacaaattataaaaaataatagattaattttaataatacttgagatttaaaagtaattatttaataatcaaaatttaaataataaaaaaagaaaataattgaataattCTTTGTTTGTATTGACCTAGAAACTATAATAGCAGGAAGCAGATATTTAAATTGAAGTTGGAGgtgtatttaaaaataaagtaaagttTAATGACCAAATTAAAAACAATACTCAAAGTTGAAGGACTGCGATAAAAATTAGCCATTAATTCTATCTTCTTATCTTCTTATCTTATACTTAAATTGAATGCAGGATTGTCAATTGATATCGATGGCGAACCCTGTAGCAGCAGGACAAAGGGTGATAAACGGAGCAGTGACGGCACATGGACGGAGTTCAAAGGAAGAAAACACAGGGTTTGCATTTGTGAATTGCAGCATAGGAGGGAGTGGAAGAATATGGCTTGGAAGAGCTTGGAGACCATTTTCTCGTGTTGTTTTCGCTTTCACTTCTATGTCTGATATTATTGCCCCTGAAGGTTGGAACGACTTCAATGATCCCTCGAGAGACCAGTATGCTCCtttaatctctctctctctctctcttttttatcATACAGAAAAATTTTATAAGCGGTTACTAATAGCTTATAACCAATAGAATTTCTAATAATTGATTgtaactaatatattttaaatgttattatttttaattattattgttaatcTGTAAACAGACTAATAAGagtatatatcaatttattatattaaaatattaatttattatataatatatatataatataggcACACAAATTGTTTAGTCTGTTAACAATAATTAGTTGGTTTTTATAGAATTTATTGAAACTTGAAATGTAGGACTATTTTCTATGGAGAATATAATTGCTCGGGAGCGGGAGCCAATACGAGTACGAGAGCAGCCTATGTTCAAAGACTCAATGATACACAAGCTTCTACTTTCCTAAATATCTCTTTTATTGATGGAGATCAATGGTTGCTGTCCTACAATAATAGTTAGCTCAATCTCTAAATATATCATTCTTTTATTAGCCCAATATtcaacaataaaaattattctattttataGAAATTTCATTTACTGAAATTTAAGTATTGAATAAAGACCCATTATATACAAAATTcaaaactttttattattttataatttaatttaaatctttaaaaattaatacatatcCTCATTTGGTTTAGCATAAGAGACCACAGCAagacttttttctatttttggttctaaatttattaatttctttaaattttaatagatctCAATATAATGTTTGTATTTGTGTTTTCAAACGCTAACTTATATTATGAAGCTATATTAAGAGagttaaattttacaaaatcaatTGCATAATTATAGGCaatgaaatgatttttttatgatgAATATATAATGATGAGCACATCACAAGATATTTTAAAGATATGAAATTACAATTATTGTTCAAACTAGTGGcaaatagaaagaaaataaaattgtgaTTTTTAGCAACCAAACGTTAATGATGAAATTACTCCAAGCACTTCCTAATTATGTGATGAGCATGTTCCTAATCCCTAAGACTCTTTGTCACGACCTCCAACAGATGATGAATATGTTTTGGTGGGGTAAAGGTATTAACCATGAAAGGGGAATCCATTGGATGAGTTGGGATAGGATGAGTCAACCAAAATTTGTTGGAGGGTTGGGCTTCAAGAAGTTAAGGGAGTTCAACTTGGCTATGGTTGGAAAGCAAGCTTGGAATATTGTGACTAATCCTTCTTCTTTGGTGGCAAGGTTAATTAAAGCTCGTTATTTTCCTGATGCTAATTTTATCACGGCTCGTCTGGGGTCCAATCCGAGCTATTTTTGGCGAAGCATTTGGGAAGCACAATCTGTTATTAAGGCCGGTATGTGTTGGAAAGTTGGAAATGGACAACAAATTCGAGTCTGAGAAGATCCTTGGATCCCAAATTTGCCTTCCTCCTGGGTGCAAACATCGCAGCCTGTTAACTCACAGGTAAACTTTGTTCATGATTTGATGATTAATGGTTTTTGGAATTTGCCATTGTTACGTTCAATTTTTAGTATGGAAGAGCAACAGGCCATACTGTCTATTCCCCTCCCTCGATTTGCTGCTAGTGACAGATTGATCTGGAAGTTGGAGCCAAAGGGTCAATATTCAGTTAAATCAGTTTATAAATTCCTAACTAATATTGGGGATGGAGTTGTGGGAGGTCATATTAGTGCGATGTGGCGGAAATTATGGAACGTCAGGGCTCCTCCTAAGTGTCGCGACTTAGTGTGGAGGGCAGCCAATAATGCCATACCAGTTTTGCAGCTGCTTCAACAGCGACATGTTCC
Proteins encoded in this region:
- the LOC110623596 gene encoding probable pectinesterase 8, whose protein sequence is MHLYAYHHLAQHHNKERGQVLMMSLKSISLTFAVAISAVLASTFVINPSPSLFLKQLIELGFTIEAHFYHQHHHNKHPSKDQIVNICDDFPPDIPPPDTNITSTLCVDRNGCCNFTTVQSAVDAVANFSQKRTIIWINSGIYYEKVTVPRNKQNITFQGQGYTSTAIVWNDTANSSHGTFYSGSVQVFSNNFIAKNISFMNVAPIPGPGDIGAQAVAIRIAGDQAAFWGCGFFGAQDTLHDDRGRHYFKECYIQGSIDFIFGDARSFYEDCQLISMANPVAAGQRVINGAVTAHGRSSKEENTGFAFVNCSIGGSGRIWLGRAWRPFSRVVFAFTSMSDIIAPEGWNDFNDPSRDQTIFYGEYNCSGAGANTSTRAAYVQRLNDTQASTFLNISFIDGDQWLLSYNNS